From Punica granatum isolate Tunisia-2019 chromosome 1, ASM765513v2, whole genome shotgun sequence:
AACAAAGGTGATGAATCCGGTCGGCAGGCAGACATGGAAATTTGGGGATGATCATGGACCCGGTTTGCTCGAGGGGCGAAAACAGCATCCTCAGTGGAGCCTTGTCAACTCTTCGACCCTCTTGCAGAGCTCCTCCACCGATACCCCCATGGCCTTGGATATCTCGTCCATCCGACCTCTGCTCAGGTCGAGGAACGACTCTATGAGGTCCCCGTCCAGGAAGTTCCGCGCATCCACAGTCTTCTTCTCGTTGTAGAATGACCTCCAGTGCTCATGGCTTAGCCCCCCGACGCCCTTGATCACTTTCCTCATGTTCGACTGAAGTTTCTCCAAGAACACGTACTGATCATGCGGGAGGGAAGCGATGACTCCAATCACACCGTTTACTGACCCAAATATGACTGTTGGGATCTGGCCGACGTCAGAGTCGGGCAACCTCATGACCAGGGAACCGTGTCGAAACCGGTTCACAAACTCTCCGAGGTGATACTCGCCAACCACTTCGAGGCGACCCCGTTCCTCGTCAGTGGCTCCCTCGCTGTTCTTCCTCACTGTGAAGAGATTGTAGTTGTTCTCGGCACCGAGGTAGGTGTCATCATCCAATATCTCAACACCAGTCATCCAGTTTGCACTGTAGTCACGAGCCCGTTCTTCGATAGCCCCTTCCTCATGCTGGAAACACCAAACAGGAATTCTCGTGTCAATTCAaatagcttttgcctagggtGAGTGTCCTTAAAATGAAAACAAGAGTCCATATCTTACTAACTTCCATTTCAAAGACAATGCAACTCCCGCAAGATGGCACACTTGTTCTGGTCGGAAAAAGTTGAGTTTCATTGAGCATGAGTCCGGGAAATTACTTTTTACTCGATCCCTAGAAACCATTTACTCGATCCCTCAAGACCAGTTTACCAACATTGCATCAAAAGCTCATATAAATActtttcccatttttttttcccaggATATTTTCAATCTAGAAAGGACAGAACAGAAGGCACATCAGAACGATAATAGTAGAGCTCGAGAATTAGCAGCTTGCCTTGTAGATCAACAGTGATATAGACTTCATCAGATCACCAACCACAATGAAGTCCCCATGAGTTTGCACATAAAGAGCAAGTATATGGCCATGATGCCCACATTCTGACTGCAACTCACGAGACCCATCATCTCGTAGCATCCACTTGTACAGCTGAATTTTTTGATTGATTGCGGCCAATAGTTTCCCATTGAATGCATTCAAAGAGTAGACTGCTCCCTTTGTTTCCTTCTCTGCGATCAATTGTAACTTCCCATCCTCAACTAGGAAAACTAATATCCTTCCCTGCACACATTTAAAGGAGAATTGAGGTTCAATGAAATCCAAACTGTAGGCAAACAAGTGCATGTTCACATCCAATGTTACCTTGGTTGGTTCATTCTCTTCGGGCAAAACATATGCAGTCCCAACACAGTAATATACATTATTATCATCAGAGAAAGAGCAGCCGAGAATGGAACAACCACACTCGAACGTATCAAGCGCATATGTTGAGATTATCTCAAAGGTTTGATCATCTAACAAGCGGATGAAATGCACATCGGATTCTTCTGCACTTGACTGGCTGTACTTTTGGCTGCAAATTGCAAATGTCCGAGACTGTTCCTGATGGCATATCCGGCGTGCTTGCTCACCAAGCGGGATGGACCGTATGTGAAGCTTCTGAATATCATCAATGGTGCCAATCGTAAGCTCACCTTCCTTTGCAATCGCAAGACTGAAAAATAGACAATTCCAATTAAGCCATGAACAGCTTATATTCTTGATATCTACATAAGGTACAGTATTAGAAAAAGTGAGGATGATCTTTTGAGTCCCTTATCTCCTTATTTCCAGCATTATATGACAATTAAATAGACAAATGGATGAGGATTAGACGATGGATCCATGCATCAACTTCATTTATACTACTACAAATGGGTGGTCTAACATATGATTTTCATaatgatattaattaatggTAATCATTAGAttacaacaaaaataatttttacccACTTTCCACTCTCCTCTCCCTTCTATTTCACACTCTCCCAGTCCTAATTCCACTTtcacaatatttttatttccaaaTTCTCCTGACTCTTTCTTATAGATCTCAGTCCTCAAATTTTATCTATTCAAATTATACAGTGCAGAAAAATATCTGTGTAGTGCAAAAGAATGTTGAAATTTCACATGTCAATCTAATCCCGGGCAAACTCAGTACAAATAATGCACCAGACATACAAGACCAATagcattaaaagaaaaaaattccagTCCTCTAATCATCATCTTAAGTGATTTAGAGATTCTACTGAAAAGATAAGAAGTAAACAGAAGACCATGCAGAACAACTGCTTCCAAAAAGGAAATTATGCAAAAACAGTTTTCAGTTAATGGTCTAGCAAAGAATAGTCTACCTGTCAGGAAAAGCAGCAGTATTGAACTGGCACATATGGCTGACTTCTTTAAGATTCACATTGCTGTAAAGTAGCTTCTTGTTACTGCTGTAAATGACTGTTGGCCTGTCTGATGCGGCAAATACATGTGTAGTACTCTTTGATGAAAAAGTGCGGAGTGTGATAGGCTGAGTCCCTAGAGACACTTTTTTCCTGTCTGTTAACTCTCCTGATTCCATGTTCAATAGAAAATTCAAGAGATGCCCATCTCCAAGGGCACATAACAAGTAAGATATCTGAAAAGACAAGGGAAGACATAATCAGTTGGGGACATCATGAATGCACTCATAATACTAATGCTCTTTAAATTGATCAGAGATATGTCCCCAAAGATCCAATTTTGCACACTTTAAATTGATCAGAGATATGTCCCCAAAGCTCCAATTTTGCACACATGATGACTAACAGTAACGCAACCTCTATGGCTACTATTCTAGACTGCATTATAAAAGGTCACTTCACTAATTGGCATATCTAAGTGAAATCATGTACCACCAAGGAAATTCAGTGTTTTGGGAACAGATTCAGGGATTTGATAAAGAGTGGAGCATCGGATTACGAAAtgctaaaatagaaaagcatACCCCTTCAAAGGCACAGAGGAGAACAGAACGGGGTATTATCTCTCCTCCCAAATGCTCCTTGGTAATGAGATTCAGGTCAGGGAGTGAAAATATCCTGATACTTATGTCTGTCCACATTCCTACTGCTGCCAGCTGACTATAATGTGGATTTTCCCCAATTGGATTTATATCAAGGCATGAGATCTCATATTCTAACTGTGCATGCTTCACTTCTGTCAGAATCCCATCACCAATCTCTAAATATACAAGGTGGCCGCCTCCAGTTGCCAATAAGACCTGTGATGACAGCAATTCAATTATGATTCAACTAAAAGGAGAATTGCAGATGAGCAATTGCTGAATCTTAGACAGGAAACAGAGGaggaataaaatatttgaaatagtCACAAACCGACAAAAATAGTTTTTCCTCTGGGTAATAAAAATTGCTGAAGTCGCGAAATGTAGTGCCAACACCAATTAACTTATGATGATGGAGACCTGACCTGAGTGGCATTAGCAGTGGCAACATTGATCGAATACCCTGAGGGAGCATTCCATTCATTGCGTAGCTCTCTTGTTGTAGAACTCACAAGTCTTATAGAGCTTGAAGTGACCTGCCATTTAAGTTAATAAATGTATGACTGCTCTATGATAGCTGGGATAAATTATAGAAAGTTATTTAACAATATTTTTCCAGTCTTGAGATGATCAATGACTTTGATGGCCTCAATTATGTAAGTGAACAATGTAAAAATAAACAATGTAAAAGTAAACTTACTTGAACAAGCTGATTGTATACAGCATCATGGCAGAAAAGAGTTTGCACTTGAGAACAGAAACCTTCTATTTCAGTTTCTTCTAACTCATCCTCAAGATTCATTGCCAAAATTCTGGTCTCACTAATAAAACTCACAACCAAGAAGGTATCATATGGATCATCCGTAGAAGATCTCAGTGACCACATCCCTTTGATGCCTTGAAGCTCCACGGAAGCCTGCAGTTTCGTATCTCTTACTCTAACGGGGgggaaaaaattatgaaacaaGTAAGTTTAAAGCAGAAAAGAGGATTGCCAGGAATAAGTCAAACCTGTTCATTGATTCCTATCCCATTCCGAACTATCCTGAGAGAACCATCTTTATAAGCTCCAGAACAGGTTACAACCTGACCTTGTCCTTGCCTCTCAAGGTCAACCACACAGAAGTCCACGATTGGCCCC
This genomic window contains:
- the LOC116193482 gene encoding DNA damage-binding protein 1 codes for the protein MSIWNYVVTAHKPTNVTHSCVGNFTSPQELNLIIAKCTRIEIHLLTPQGLQPMLDVPIYGRIATLELFRPHGETQDFLFIATERYKFCVLQWDSETSELVTRAMGDVSDRIGRPTDNGQIGIIDPDCRLIGLHLYDGLFKVIPFDNKGLLKEAFNIRLEELQVLDIKFLYGCPKPTIVVLYQDNKDARHVKTYEVALKDKDFVEGPWSQNNVDNGANLLIPVPPPLCGVLIIGEETIVYCSANAFKAIPIRPSITKAYGRVDADGSRYLLGDHAGLLHLLVITHEKEKVTGLKIELLGETSIASTISYLDNAFVFIGSSYGDSQLIKLNIQPDSKGSYVEVLERYVNLGPIVDFCVVDLERQGQGQVVTCSGAYKDGSLRIVRNGIGINEQASVELQGIKGMWSLRSSTDDPYDTFLVVSFISETRILAMNLEDELEETEIEGFCSQVQTLFCHDAVYNQLVQVTSSSIRLVSSTTRELRNEWNAPSGYSINVATANATQVLLATGGGHLVYLEIGDGILTEVKHAQLEYEISCLDINPIGENPHYSQLAAVGMWTDISIRIFSLPDLNLITKEHLGGEIIPRSVLLCAFEGISYLLCALGDGHLLNFLLNMESGELTDRKKVSLGTQPITLRTFSSKSTTHVFAASDRPTVIYSSNKKLLYSNVNLKEVSHMCQFNTAAFPDSLAIAKEGELTIGTIDDIQKLHIRSIPLGEQARRICHQEQSRTFAICSQKYSQSSAEESDVHFIRLLDDQTFEIISTYALDTFECGCSILGCSFSDDNNVYYCVGTAYVLPEENEPTKGRILVFLVEDGKLQLIAEKETKGAVYSLNAFNGKLLAAINQKIQLYKWMLRDDGSRELQSECGHHGHILALYVQTHGDFIVVGDLMKSISLLIYKHEEGAIEERARDYSANWMTGVEILDDDTYLGAENNYNLFTVRKNSEGATDEERGRLEVVGEYHLGEFVNRFRHGSLVMRLPDSDVGQIPTVIFGSVNGVIGVIASLPHDQYVFLEKLQSNMRKVIKGVGGLSHEHWRSFYNEKKTVDARNFLDGDLIESFLDLSRGRMDEISKAMGVSVEELCKRVEELTRLH